ATGAGTGATTGTTCAATTATTAttgatataaattataaattattttgaacTAAAATTATCCAAATAAAGAGTAATTTAGTGACTTACTTGTTAGTCGGTCAATGTCAGAAGTAATCACGTTTCTCAATTGGAAACATATGTTTGTCTCCTTTCCTCTTTCTCCATTTTCCATTTATACCCTGCTTCACCCACAAGCCACAACCAAAGATTCTAGTCTACAAACTTGTAGTATTAACcttgcaatggaagaagaagaagaagaatgcaTGGCAGACAAGAAAAGGACAAAAAACGAGGTTGTTCTGCGAATTTCCGGCActgaagaagcagcagcagcagctttGTACGAAAACAGAGATTCTCGAAGCTCCCCAGTTGCTGAAAGCAGTTCTCATCACTCTCCTCAGCTCAATGCCCAGATGGGTCAAGTTTCCACTGAGATGGTCACAACTACTCGCAGGTTGTTGGGTCGGTCGGAGTTTTCCAAGCCCAAGTCGAGAATGGTGGAAGCTGTTTCTCCAAGGGGTGTTTCTGATGCAACTCTTGTCACCCCAGGAACCCCTTTGATTGGGACtccaaaggaagaagaagaggaagatgatgatgatgatgaagtgtACAAGACTGCACATGTTGAAGTGAGTAAGAGATCTGGTAAGAAGTGGAAACTTATGGGTTTGACTGAGTGGTTTGCTTTTGTTTGCATTCTGGGGTTTTTTATAGCAAGCTTGGTGGTTCATAAGTTGAAACATAAGGAAATTTGGGGTTTGGGACTGTGGAAGTTGTGTCTATTGGCACTGGTTGTCCTCTGTGGTAGAATGGTTACTGAGTGGTTCATCAATTTTTTGGTTTTCTTGATGGAAAGGAACTTCTTGTTTAAGAAGAAGGTTTTGTATTTTGTTTATGGTGTGAAGAAGAGTGTTCTGGCCTTTATATGGTTGAGTTTGGTTCTTTTGGCATGGGGTCTACTTTTGGACAATGGAGTCAAGAGAACCAGAAAAGTTAGAAGGATTCTTAATTATATTACTAGGGCCCTTGCCTCTTGTCTTATTGGAGCAGCTATATGGTTAGCAAAAACATTCTTCATAAAGTTGTTATCATCAAATTTCCAATCTACTAGATTTTTTGACAGGGTGCAAGAATCTATTTTTCATCAGTACATTCTTAGAACCCTTTCAGGCCCTCCACTGATGGAGATGACTGGAACAGTAGGCAAGACTTCAAGTAGTGGCAGACTCAGTTTTAGGACCTTGATTAGAGATAATAAGAATGAAGGGAAGAAAGAACAAGTCATTGATGTGGATAGGCTGAAGAAAATGAAACAAGAGAAAGTTTCTGCTTGGACCATGAAAGGGCTGATTAATGTGATTAGGAGTTCTGGGTTGTCTACCATCTCCTATACACCAGGGAGTTTCTACGAAGATGAGAGTGACCAGAAAGATAATGAAATTTGTAGTGAGTGGGAGGCGAAGGCTGCTGCTTATCGAATTTTCAGGAATGTAGCCAAGCCAGGAAACAAGTAAAGTGTTGTGTTACCTTCCCAAAACCCCTTGTAATAATTTTTGGATTCAATTTTCTCTGAAATTACTTGTTCTCATTAAACCCTTAAATTGACTAGGTACATTGAGAAGGAAGACCTCTTGCGCTTCATGAAAAATGAAGAAGTGGAAAATGTGCTTCCACTGTTTGAAGGGGCAGTTGAGACTGGAAGAATTAAGAGGAAGTCTCTTAAGAACTGGCTGGTGAAACCTCTTGATACACTCTATATTTCTTTGATTTTACCAGGCGCTCTAGAATAATAGAATATGTTTATTGAGCATTTAATTCGTAACAAATTTCAaaatgttttctttttaaaaatgaaaaaagagtTTTCTTTAGCATTATTGCTTTATCCTGAGAATTAGTTAACTACATATCAGGACTCAGTTTGTTTCTTTTAATTCTTGCTGCCCTGAAACTTCTGGAATATGTCGTAACTACATATCAGGACTCAGTTTGCCTAGCATATATAGTTGTCCTTCACATCATGCATATGtttttctttcaactttcaagctATTTCTCAGTTCAATGTGACAAGTATGATACTCACATATTGTTCTTATTTGCAGGTGAAAGTCTACCTTGAACGTAGATCACTTGTGCATTCCCTAAATGATACCAAAACAGCTGTTGAGGACTTGAATAAGATTGCTTCTGTAATCGTCCTTGTTGTGATCATCATCGTGTGGTTACTCTTAATGGGATTCTTAACAACACAAGTTCTTGTTTTTATTTCATCCCAGCTTTTACTTGTGGTGTTTATGTTTGGCAACACAGCTAAGACTGTATTTGAAGCTATTATATTTGTTTTTGTGATGCACCCGTATGATGTTGGCGATCGTTGTGTCATTGATGGCGTTCAGGTAAATTCTCAACTCTACCAGCTCTCTTAACTTTAACATGACAGGATGTATCTAACTGAAACATTTACTATACAGATGATTGTAGAAGAGATGAACATTCTGACTACAGTCTTTCTGAGATATGACAATGAAAAGATATTTTACCCAAATTCTGTTCTGTCAACCAAGCCAATCAGCAACTTCTACAGGAGTCCAGAAATGTGTGATACGGTTGAATTTGCTGTGGATTTTTCTACTTCAATAGAAAGAATTGGAGCTTTAAAGGCTAAGTTAAAAGCGTATGTTTTCACTATGCTCTAGCTCTAAATTGTATATCAGAAGACTTTACTTGGATGATTTTCTATGGCTTTTAGTTTTTCCTGATTGCAAAGTAATTTAGTTCAATTATCCCTTGAATCAGAgactaattaaaaataatacatCTGTTATATGTACATCATTGAATGAGTTCTAGCAAAAATGTGGGATTCTATGGATTTGAAACCTGTAATAGACCTAGATAATTACCCTTGTAGCATGTATGAATAGTTTCTTTTTCATAGAATCAGTTTTGAAACACAATAGCTACtcacagaattgattctgacctTAAAATTAATTGTAGATCAATAGAAGAATTTTCAAGCATGCACCTATTACAATGCTTATGAATATGTGGTCTAAATTTATGATTCTTTTTTTATTGGTATGAACTATGAAGTAGAAGTTTGAActccattttttcttttctggtaTACTTAATTGCTTTTACATTTTTGTATTAGTGTTTGTTTAACAAGCTTAGGCATGTGACCATATGTACAAAACAAAACTGATTTTGATATATGTACTGGAGTTGACAGATTTCTTGtatcttcatttttattatGTATTTCAACTTGATGTTTGCATAAAATTTTCAGGTACTTGGAGAGTAGGCCTCAACACTGGCGTCCGAACCACAGTGTAATAGTTAAGGATATTGAGAACGTAAACAAGATGAAAATGGCTCTATATGTTACTCACACCATCAATTTTCAGAACTATGTGGATAAGAACAGCCGAAGATCTGAATTAGTCCTGGAGTTAAAGAAAAATCTTGAAGATCTAAGTATTAAATATCATCTGCTACCACAAGAAGTTCATCTCAGTTATGTAAGATCAGAAGACTCAACGGTACAAATAGAAAGAGTTTGAATTGAAGATGAGGAGTCCGAGGGTGACTTTTGATAATGGTTCATCTCAGTTATGTAGCTCAAATTTTCTGTGTTAGTCCTTGACTTATAATAGTGTAAAATCTCCAACTTTCTTGCATGACAATGTGTAAAATGGTGCCTTCTAATGTGCACCAGTTTTCAACCAGTGTAAATGCAATTCGGGCTGGGCTCTTCCCACTGACTGGGAGCTTACGGTTTCATGTTCTATTTCACTCCCCGATAAGGGTTCTTTTCACCCTTCCCTCACGGTACTACTTCACTATCACAACACTAGTTTTCccggttattttttttttgttaaaaatacTTCTATTGGttttttattagagtttaatggatatgcactatcagtgtaaaacaattttacactgacaaccaaTCACGACATGCCGATGATTGTGTAAAATCTGTTTACACTGGCAGTGCATATTCATTTAATTCTTTTTATTatagttaattaattaaacatCAACTAATTAAACAAGTTTAACCTGATCAAACAACTGAAAAAGTAAGTGGTGTAAATTTATACCAATTAAAAATTGGTGCACACTAGGGATTTCCATGTAAAGTCAGTACACCAGTTTTGCCATGAACCAGTCAAACCTTGATGGGCCTATTTATTGAAACGCAgcatttaaatattaattaggatgggttttaaaaaaaattatgggaaaaggaaaaaagaaaaagaaaaagaaaatgaactaACCTAAATTAAACCGTCCAACCCAATTCCTTTCTCCCTATGTTGGccgttttcttcttcttcttcttcttcttcccttcaaTTAATACCACGTGAAAAAGGTGTTAGTTATTCGACTCACGCACGCTCTGTCGCTCTCGGCCTCTCTCTGCTCTCCAGCCTCTCCTCTCCATCGAACTGTTCATGAAAACTTTGCTGTCATATCTTTCTTGGTTATGAGGCGTGAGGTTCTTTCTTCTgactgttaaaaaaaaaacacatgtaTATAATAAGTTTTTCTCGTTGCCTATCATTATATTGGACTACAACAACCCTTATATGCGTTTCTCATCTTTATTTGTCACATTCTTCGTTCAGATAAATAAACTTTCCCCGCTTTTCTTTAACAAACAAAAAGAGCTTCCATGGAGAAGGGAGATATCCCTGAGAATGCCAATGACCGTATGTACACatttaactttattttttaatttcaattttttgctTTTATATAATATGATTGATTAATTGTTGTGTTTTCGCATTTACAGATTGCCCAGGTTCTCAATCTGACTCTGCTGGAAAATCTGATGGATGCCAAGGATGCCCAAATCAGCAAACTTGTGCCACTGGTGCCCCCAAAGGACCTGACCCTGGTACGTACTCTCCACTGTTATCTTATGCTTTTATCCTTCATGGCCTCCTTCTAATAACTATCAAGAGctatttatttatataagcTTATTATGTGATTGTGATTCGTGAAATAAAAGTTAGctagaaattaaattattttctgaATGCCAGCCCAATGATgtgtaaattaataaaaatgtcATTCAATAAGATTAATTGGGTCCTGGTGCATGCATTATAAAGGTTTAGAAATGTATTTCTTCAAGTTTCTAGGCTTTGATCAGCATGTGGGTCCTCTGGAACTGATTATTTTATCCCCAAATGTTCTTTCTGCCATCCAATTATAGGTGCAGAGTTTAAATCTCTtggtgaaggaactaatttactaacattaccaACAACTAACATTGGCCTATAAAAAAACCATCCAATTACTAGGGTCATAAATTATACTTAATTAATAACTAAAAAATTCTAGAATTAGGTTTATAGAAGGGATTAAGCTTAATGACCAATCAACCAAGATGGTGCAAATTTACAACATTTCTCAAATAGTGTACATTAGGGATTTCCTTTTCGTAATGGCAGATGTGAGCTTAATTTCTTGCTGCTAAACTTTTCCTTTAGGATTCATAGATAGCTTGTGTTTGGATGGTGCATTTCATAATTTTAGATAATTTAAGGTGTCAAGCAAATGAGCAATTGAAttgcattaattaattaaaatgaaatttgGTTCTATATAAATCAACAAAGACTTGTGAAACTAAGGATGTTCCACAAGGAAGTCAGGGTCATAGGAGAGCTAGCCACTCTACCAGAAAGAAGTTGCTTGCAGATGTTGATCTTAAGTGCAAGCTGGTTGATTTTGGTAATGCTTGCTGGACATATAAACAATTAACAAATGATATTCAGACAAGGCAGTATAGATGTCCTGAGGTTCTTCTTGGATCTAAGTACTCAACTCTAGCAGATCTATGGTCCTTTGCTTGCATTTGCTTTGAGCTTTGCCACTGGTGATGTTCTTTTTTATCCTCATAGTGGTGACAACTATGAGAGGGATGGGGATCATCTGGCATTGATGGTGGAGCTTCTTGGAATGATGCAGCACAATATTGCACTTAGTGGGTGCTATTCCCGGGACTTTTTCAATAGATATGGTGATTTGAGGCACATTTGTCGGTTGCGTTTCTGGCCTCTTAATAAAGTGCTGACGGAGAAGTATGAATTCAGCGAGCAAGACAGGGCCGACTTCCAGTTTCCACTACTTGATTTTGTCCCTGAGAAGAGACCAACAGCTGCTCAATACCTCAGTCATCCATGGATGGGTGCAGGTCCTCGAACTCTTGAGCCCTCATTGCCTAATATACAACCTGATACTATTGACAAGGAAATGTCTGAAAAGGTGAAGAGGGAAAAGGCTGAGCAGGAGGCTATGGAAGTTGGTATGGGGAACATAGTCATTGATGGAACCCCAAAGGCATCAGAATAGATGCAAATTGGCGTGTCTGGGTTGTGTATGTAACCTGATTTTGTTTATATGATAAGCCTTGATGCCTTGATGGTCTTTTGAGCTTGGTAGTCTCAAACTGTCTTATTAAGCCTTATGTGCACTATAGGTCATACTTGAGGTTGTGATTTGAGAAGCCCATCACAGGGTCAGGGAAGCTTGGATTGCTGCTATAAACAGAGCAGAATCTCCTAAAGATTGCttccttcatttcaatcagAAAGTGCACTGATTCATAGCCACGAGGATTTTCCCCTGGAGAGTTTTTGATTATTTGTTCATCTTGCTACTTTTAGGGGGTTTGAACTGTACATTTTAATGAGTCTATTTTTTTGTGTCTATAACAGATTTGTTGCAGACTTTAACATTTTGTTTCCTAGTTTTGGTACTTCATTAGtatttcgcatttgggttttaacTTTGAACTAGAACTTAACTTGGGCTTCATTATATATACTCATATTTTATGTTTCCTTTATGTCTGCAGATCTGGCTGCTATAAAAGAAAGTATGGCTACTGTGAAACATAAGATATTGGTCTTATCAGGAAAGGGAGGAGTTGGCAAGAGCACTTTTTCTGCCCAGTTAGCATTTGCTTTAGCGGCAAAGGACTTTGAAGTGGGTCTTCTTGACATAGACATTTGTGGTCCAAGCATCCCAAAGATGCTTGGCCTAGAAGGTCATGAGCTACACCGGAGCAACTTTGGGTGTGATCCTGTCTATGTGCAGCCCAACCTTGGTGTCATGTCAATTGGGTTTGTGAATTCTGATCCTGATGATCCTATTATATTAAGAGGTCCACGCAAAAGTTGGCTTATCACTGAGTTTTTAAAAGATGTCTATTGGAATGAACTTGACTTTCTAATTGTTGATGCTCCACCTGGAACCTCAGATGAACAAATTTCAATTGTTAAGCTCCTTGGTGCCACTGGATTAGATGGTGCAATCATAGTTACTACACCTCAGCAAGTCTCCCTTACTGATGTGAGAAAAGGAGTGAATTTTTGCAAGCAAGCTGGAGTGAAAGTTCTTGGGGTTGTGGAGAATATGAGCGGGTTGTGCCAGCCCGTGATGGATTTCAAGTTTTTGAACTTGGCAGATAACGGTGAGCAGAAAGATGTTACAGAGTGGTTTTTGAAATTCATGAGAGAAAAAGCACCTGAAATGGTGAATATGATTGCATGCACTGAAGTATTTGATAGTAGTGGCTGTGGAGCAGTGAAGATGTGCAAGGAAATGATGATACCATTCCTCGGTAAGGTTCCTTTAGATCCCAAGCTTTGTAAGGCAGCTGAAGAAGGTAGATCCTGCTTTGATGATAAGGATTGTGTTGCGAGTGCTTTTGCATTAAAGAATATTATAGACAAGTTGATGGAAACAGTTAAAAGTGTGCCATAGGAATAGGATGCTTCagaactatttttaatttatttttaactaGTCAAATTTAGATTCTGCCACTAGCCATTAGTGGATAGGTTAGTTTCTAATCTAAATTTTCAATTATCAGTAGCGGTTTCTAGAATTAAGGAGCAGGTATCTATTGATGTATTTAAAGTAGTGATTGCATTCAATAAAACTCATCTGTATAGGCCTTTTCTTATTCTATCATTGTTCTCATTATTTGAAATTCTATTCTCATTTTCATGCAGAGTCATGAGAGTATCTGCTCTCTTGCTCCTCACTTATGCTCTCCCCTTTACCAATTTTTTAATACGTTATCAGCATgactgctatttttttttttatcttcatcTCTTGATCTCTGCATATCAGAAATTGCTACTATTGCTATTGTTTCACGTTCTCCTTTATCTCTTTCTCATACTGTTATTGCTTGCCTATTTGCTTGCCTGATCTCTTTCATATAATGTTTTTCTCATCAACGTTACTTGCCTAATTGCcttttatttaatgttttgGTGTGTCTTTCATCTAATTGCTTTGCTATATATACACGTATTGAACCAAGTGAGTTGGTGTAGTGGTTCAgcacttcatcctttaagcaagtggttggggGTTTGAATCCGaactcttgcgaatagagaAAACTTCTTGGccagccccctaccgcttagtgcgcccaccgtggggtgaggaattagtctcacggctgttgactgtggggataccttggttaagacaaaaaaaaaatatatattcacgtaatgttaagggtttagggtgtTTCAGTGCTACCATTAATACATGAGAAGATtacttaaacttttttttttgttgcttaggATTTGAAGTGTGGTCTTAGGAAATTTTAATTCATCAAATACCATTTAAGGCATCACTTAAACTTATAAATAGCTTAAAAGCaaactcagaaaaaaaaaccattccTTGAAAtatttaatactccctccgttcctatttaactgtccaggaagagaagaaacacacatattaaggagtgcaattaattttgttatttttcataaaagtattatttgatttCCTATTTCACACTTTAAAATGTATATTATCTTTCATCATTTATTGTTCCTGCAAGGGCATTtcatggaaaaacatcatttaatgctctcttgaaactctaagtagacagatatatatgaataattttttttttaaagtagacagttaataaggaacggagtgAGAATTATTACAACTTGGAACTTTTTCATCTTTAGTCCACCAACCAATGCTAATTGCAAAAAGAAATTCCACCACTACAAAACCCACGGTCACCAAACTTATTATTCATTACTAAATTAAGCCAAACTACATCAGCTACAAGCAACACCCTCAATCATCAGTTAGTGAAACCAGCAATGGTAGCATTAGGCTCAAGGGCTTTAGCAGCAGGAGCAGCTTCAACAGCAGGGTGGGGCTCAACAGCCTTGACAAGAAGCTCCTGAGGCAAATCCTTAACACCCTTCAGATAGAATGTGTACAAAATCTTGAAAGGATAAACAATCTGGTTCAACTTGACCTGGCCCCTAGCCCCTTCAAAGATGCCAGCACCACCAGTCACAGAAAGCCATGTGTCCTCATAGGTCAGGTATGGTCCTTGCACTGTAAGGTGACCATAGTCTCCAAAGTAGAAGCTGTAAACAGCTTCATACCTGTCACCATTCTTCTCTGGTTTGTGTTCAATCAAAATGCAGATACCAGCAGTTATCCCAATGCGCTTTTGCAAATCCGCTGTGTACAACTGCATAGTCCAGAAAACAAATTCAAAAACCATAATCAACTTCTCAGTAACATCAAAATGGAGTAAAACAGATAGATACCTGACATTGCATCAAAATTGATAAAATTAAGGATTTACAGGATATTTGGAATTTTTTCTACAGTTGGTTCTAGAGATAATCAATTATGGTTTATGACAGAAGTTTATATGAGTAGCTTCTGAGTGTGAGAATTTATTTAGAGTAACATTAAGCTGATTGAAACATGCTAGTAACATAATGCAAAATGACAGATGACTTATAATGAAACAACATAATATTACAAATTGCATATATTATAAGGAAACAACATTGTAAAATTAAAGATTAAGTGAATATTAGTGGAGTGAATTGAAGAATAGAATGAAAGAAATTTCACCTTGTTGCTGAAGGGGACTAGATCACCGAGCGAGTTAACAGGTTTAAAGCCTAATCGCAGGTAAGCAGGGCTACCACGGTCTCTCTCATTGAACTCATACACACTCAGTTCTTGAACTCTCTCTGcaaaacaaatcaaacaaaCCAAAAGGGTCAAAACATGATTAATCTAATCTAAACCCTTTGGGGTAGAGGACAAGAATTGAAAAGTTTGAACAGTTTAATGGATACCAGTTTCAGAGGACTCAGCTGCCTGTTGGCTTCTGCAAGAGAATGATTTCCTGGGCACAGAAGAAAAGCAGGACTGTGGCAGGGTGTTGTTCAGCTTGAGATTCCTGGTGAGAGATGGGGTTGATGAAGTGAAGGGTAAGAAAGCTTTGATAGGTGGGGTAGTGAGCAATGATCTTGGGTTGGAAATTGCAGGGTTAACAAAGGAAGAAGGGACAGTTTTCAAAGCATAGCTTGATGAGgccattgttgttgttgctgataGTGGTAGTAGTATTTGCTAAGTTTGGTGCTATATTCAGATTGCTTGTGTGAGAATGAGGTAGGAAATGGTGATTTATATAGAGGAAGTGGTGCATTATGTGGTGGTGGACGGTGGAAGAAAGTGTGATGTGATTAATCATGTTGTGAAA
This is a stretch of genomic DNA from Lotus japonicus ecotype B-129 chromosome 1, LjGifu_v1.2. It encodes these proteins:
- the LOC130730343 gene encoding cytosolic Fe-S cluster assembly factor NBP35-like, translated to MEKGDIPENANDHCPGSQSDSAGKSDGCQGCPNQQTCATGAPKGPDPDLAAIKESMATVKHKILVLSGKGGVGKSTFSAQLAFALAAKDFEVGLLDIDICGPSIPKMLGLEGHELHRSNFGCDPVYVQPNLGVMSIGFVNSDPDDPIILRGPRKSWLITEFLKDVYWNELDFLIVDAPPGTSDEQISIVKLLGATGLDGAIIVTTPQQVSLTDVRKGVNFCKQAGVKVLGVVENMSGLCQPVMDFKFLNLADNGEQKDVTEWFLKFMREKAPEMVNMIACTEVFDSSGCGAVKMCKEMMIPFLGKVPLDPKLCKAAEEGRSCFDDKDCVASAFALKNIIDKLMETVKSVP
- the LOC130732628 gene encoding allene oxide cyclase, chloroplastic-like, whose protein sequence is MASSSYALKTVPSSFVNPAISNPRSLLTTPPIKAFLPFTSSTPSLTRNLKLNNTLPQSCFSSVPRKSFSCRSQQAAESSETERVQELSVYEFNERDRGSPAYLRLGFKPVNSLGDLVPFSNKLYTADLQKRIGITAGICILIEHKPEKNGDRYEAVYSFYFGDYGHLTVQGPYLTYEDTWLSVTGGAGIFEGARGQVKLNQIVYPFKILYTFYLKGVKDLPQELLVKAVEPHPAVEAAPAAKALEPNATIAGFTN
- the LOC130730340 gene encoding mechanosensitive ion channel protein 10-like; its protein translation is MEEEEEECMADKKRTKNEVVLRISGTEEAAAAALYENRDSRSSPVAESSSHHSPQLNAQMGQVSTEMVTTTRRLLGRSEFSKPKSRMVEAVSPRGVSDATLVTPGTPLIGTPKEEEEEDDDDDEVYKTAHVEVSKRSGKKWKLMGLTEWFAFVCILGFFIASLVVHKLKHKEIWGLGLWKLCLLALVVLCGRMVTEWFINFLVFLMERNFLFKKKVLYFVYGVKKSVLAFIWLSLVLLAWGLLLDNGVKRTRKVRRILNYITRALASCLIGAAIWLAKTFFIKLLSSNFQSTRFFDRVQESIFHQYILRTLSGPPLMEMTGTVGKTSSSGRLSFRTLIRDNKNEGKKEQVIDVDRLKKMKQEKVSAWTMKGLINVIRSSGLSTISYTPGSFYEDESDQKDNEICSEWEAKAAAYRIFRNVAKPGNKYIEKEDLLRFMKNEEVENVLPLFEGAVETGRIKRKSLKNWLVKVYLERRSLVHSLNDTKTAVEDLNKIASVIVLVVIIIVWLLLMGFLTTQVLVFISSQLLLVVFMFGNTAKTVFEAIIFVFVMHPYDVGDRCVIDGVQMIVEEMNILTTVFLRYDNEKIFYPNSVLSTKPISNFYRSPEMCDTVEFAVDFSTSIERIGALKAKLKAYLESRPQHWRPNHSVIVKDIENVNKMKMALYVTHTINFQNYVDKNSRRSELVLELKKNLEDLSIKYHLLPQEVHLSYVRSEDSTVQIERV